The proteins below are encoded in one region of Enhydrobacter sp.:
- a CDS encoding flavin reductase family protein, producing the protein MQYAASDVTPHERYKLLTAFVLPRPIAWVTTVGPTGVVNAAPFSFFNVFAEDPPLCMVAINKRPDGRIKDTWTNIERSGEFVVNLTDEPLARKMHDSSGDFPPEIGEPAYLGLTLAPSVDVAPPRLADAPWSMECKVWQTINVKDDRQLVIGEGLRFHIRDELWDPKAMRVYMDRYHPVGRMFADRYCRTDDRLEFPAAPVVKAKAAE; encoded by the coding sequence ATGCAGTATGCCGCTTCCGACGTGACGCCCCACGAGCGCTACAAGCTCCTGACCGCGTTCGTGCTGCCGCGCCCGATCGCCTGGGTGACGACCGTCGGCCCGACCGGCGTCGTGAACGCGGCGCCCTTCAGTTTCTTCAATGTCTTCGCCGAGGATCCACCGCTCTGCATGGTGGCGATCAACAAGCGGCCGGACGGGCGCATCAAGGACACCTGGACCAACATCGAGCGGTCCGGCGAGTTCGTGGTCAACCTCACCGACGAGCCGCTGGCGCGCAAGATGCACGACTCGAGCGGCGACTTCCCGCCCGAGATCGGCGAGCCGGCCTATCTGGGGCTGACGCTGGCGCCATCGGTCGATGTCGCCCCGCCGCGGCTCGCCGATGCGCCGTGGTCGATGGAGTGCAAGGTCTGGCAGACGATCAACGTCAAGGACGACCGCCAGCTCGTGATCGGCGAGGGCCTGCGGTTCCATATCCGCGACGAGCTCTGGGATCCCAAGGCGATGCGCGTCTATATGGACAGGTATCACCCCGTCGGCCGCATGTTCGCCGACCGCTACTGCCGCACCGACGACCGCCTGGAGTTCCCCGCGGCGCCTGTCGTGAAGGCCAAGGCGGCGGAGTAA
- a CDS encoding N-carbamoyl-D-amino-acid hydrolase, which translates to MSRRLKVSAAQLGPIHRADSRKSVVRRLVEMLKEADSRGSKFVVFPELALTTFFPRWWMEDQAEADRYFEAQMPSPETLPLFELARSRGIGFYLGYAELTEEEGKTRRFNTSILVGPDGRIVGKYRKVHLPGHAEHRPAAPYQHLEKKYFEVGDLGFNVWKMFKDDIIVGQCICNDRRWPETFRVMGLKGAEMVVLGYNTPTDNVYAPHEPPYLRVFHHNLSIQAAAYQNGIWVVATAKAGKEDGFWLHGGSAIVAPTGEIVAKSTTEEDEVISYDCDMGLGEYIRNTTFNFAKHRRPEHYKLISERTGVKVEPAN; encoded by the coding sequence ATGTCCCGTCGTCTGAAAGTGTCCGCCGCCCAGCTCGGGCCCATCCATCGCGCCGACAGTCGCAAGAGCGTCGTCAGGCGGCTGGTGGAGATGCTGAAGGAGGCCGATTCGCGCGGCTCGAAGTTCGTGGTGTTCCCCGAGCTCGCCCTCACCACCTTCTTCCCGCGCTGGTGGATGGAGGACCAGGCCGAGGCCGACAGGTATTTCGAGGCGCAGATGCCGAGCCCCGAGACGCTGCCGCTGTTCGAGCTGGCGCGATCCAGGGGCATCGGCTTCTATCTGGGCTATGCCGAGCTGACCGAGGAGGAAGGCAAGACGCGCCGCTTCAACACCTCGATCCTGGTCGGGCCGGACGGGCGCATCGTCGGCAAATACCGCAAGGTTCACCTGCCGGGACATGCCGAGCATCGGCCGGCGGCGCCGTACCAGCATCTCGAGAAGAAGTACTTCGAGGTCGGCGACCTGGGCTTCAATGTCTGGAAGATGTTCAAGGACGATATCATCGTCGGCCAATGTATCTGCAACGACAGACGCTGGCCGGAGACCTTCCGGGTCATGGGCCTGAAGGGCGCCGAGATGGTGGTGCTGGGCTACAACACCCCGACCGACAATGTCTATGCGCCGCACGAGCCGCCATACTTGCGGGTGTTCCACCACAATCTCTCGATCCAGGCCGCCGCCTACCAGAACGGCATCTGGGTGGTGGCCACAGCCAAGGCCGGCAAGGAAGACGGTTTCTGGCTGCATGGCGGGTCGGCGATCGTCGCGCCGACGGGGGAGATCGTGGCCAAGAGCACGACCGAGGAGGACGAGGTGATCTCGTACGATTGCGATATGGGCCTCGGCGAGTATATCCGCAACACCACGTTCAACTTCGCCAAGCACCGGCGGCCCGAGCACTACAAGCTGATCTCGGAGCGCACGGGCGTGAAGGTCGAGCCGGCGAACTGA
- a CDS encoding amino acid ABC transporter ATP-binding protein, with amino-acid sequence MNIVVAHGIHKHFGHLHVLKGVDLEVAERELVFVIGPSGSGKSTLLRCLNRLEEPSAGSIMVAGIDMLDPRTDINHARQHIGMVFQSFNLYPHMTALGNVTLALRKVAGKSRAEADKLGQAALERVGLADRASHRPAELSGGQQQRVAIARAIALEPRVMLFDEPTSALDPELVGSVLAVMRSLRESGMTMIVVSHEMGFARAAADRVVFMDHGLIVEQGPPAQIFETPAHERTRAFIGQIRQH; translated from the coding sequence ATGAACATCGTCGTCGCTCATGGCATTCACAAGCATTTCGGCCATCTCCACGTCCTGAAGGGCGTCGATCTGGAGGTGGCCGAACGCGAGCTGGTGTTCGTCATCGGGCCCTCGGGCTCGGGCAAGTCGACGCTGCTGCGCTGCCTCAATCGCCTCGAGGAGCCCAGCGCCGGCAGCATCATGGTGGCGGGAATCGACATGCTCGATCCGCGCACCGACATCAACCATGCCCGCCAGCACATCGGCATGGTGTTCCAGTCCTTCAATCTCTATCCGCACATGACGGCGCTGGGGAACGTGACGCTCGCCCTGCGCAAGGTGGCGGGAAAATCGCGCGCCGAGGCGGACAAGCTGGGGCAGGCGGCGCTGGAGCGCGTGGGCCTCGCCGACCGCGCCAGCCATCGTCCGGCCGAGCTGTCGGGCGGCCAGCAGCAGCGCGTCGCCATCGCCCGCGCCATCGCGCTCGAGCCCAGGGTGATGCTGTTCGACGAGCCTACGAGCGCGCTCGACCCGGAGCTGGTGGGCTCGGTGCTGGCGGTCATGCGTTCGTTGCGCGAATCGGGCATGACCATGATCGTGGTCAGCCACGAGATGGGTTTTGCGCGCGCGGCCGCCGACCGGGTCGTCTTCATGGACCACGGGCTGATCGTGGAGCAGGGGCCGCCGGCGCAGATTTTCGAGACGCCGGCGCACGAGCGCACCAGGGCCTTCATCGGCCAGATCCGGCAGCATTGA
- a CDS encoding transporter substrate-binding domain-containing protein: protein MSNRGWAAAVAVFFMTAGALAPASAQDKLPPLRTGVDGTFAPHAFPKLGGGIQGFNVDLFTEIAKRMHRDITIDSVSFSTLIPGMEAGRYDFIAAPTTVTKERAEKMLFTAGYIWTAYQFGIKKGSAPIKGWQDLKGKAVAVNKGTPYETLSKKMAQEIGFEVQAYDTQPDASQAVLSGRAYATLGGNTTIVYAASKNPMFVADLELKDTRAHWAAPVPLSNPKLRAQLQDAIDCMKKDGSLVKLSEKWFGRVPPPDALERTITPGYGVPGMPHYDPTPHELHCG from the coding sequence ATGTCGAACCGTGGATGGGCCGCCGCCGTGGCCGTCTTTTTCATGACCGCGGGCGCGCTGGCGCCGGCCAGCGCGCAGGACAAGCTGCCGCCGCTCAGGACCGGCGTCGACGGCACATTCGCGCCGCACGCCTTTCCCAAGCTGGGCGGGGGCATCCAGGGCTTCAATGTCGACCTCTTCACCGAAATCGCCAAGCGGATGCATCGCGACATCACCATCGATTCGGTGAGCTTCTCGACGCTTATCCCCGGCATGGAGGCCGGCCGCTACGACTTCATCGCGGCGCCGACGACGGTCACCAAGGAGCGGGCCGAGAAGATGCTGTTCACGGCGGGCTACATCTGGACGGCCTACCAGTTCGGCATCAAGAAGGGCAGCGCCCCGATCAAGGGCTGGCAGGACCTGAAGGGCAAGGCGGTCGCCGTGAACAAGGGCACGCCCTACGAGACGCTCAGCAAGAAGATGGCCCAGGAGATCGGCTTCGAGGTGCAGGCCTACGACACGCAGCCCGACGCCAGCCAGGCCGTCCTGTCGGGCCGCGCCTACGCCACGCTCGGCGGCAACACCACCATCGTCTACGCCGCCTCGAAGAACCCGATGTTCGTGGCCGACCTCGAGCTCAAGGACACCCGCGCCCACTGGGCCGCGCCCGTGCCGTTGAGCAATCCCAAGCTCCGGGCGCAGCTCCAGGATGCGATCGACTGCATGAAGAAGGACGGTTCGCTGGTGAAGCTTTCCGAGAAGTGGTTCGGCCGCGTGCCGCCACCCGATGCGCTGGAGCGCACGATCACGCCGGGCTACGGCGTGCCGGGCATGCCGCACTACGACCCGACGCCGCATGAACTCCACTGTGGCTGA
- a CDS encoding aspartate/glutamate racemase family protein: MPQPSDRILVINPNSTEAVTAGIDKAMEPLRITGGPAIECVTLKEGPPGIETQAHVESVVAPIAAAVRGRDNDCSAFVIACYSDPGLHAAREVTSKPVLGIAECGILTALTLGQRFGVISILRKSIPRHLRYVGQMGLTDRMAGDRAIGLGVVELADEARTFSRMAEVAAELRDEDGADVLIMGCAGMARHRDRLQRHVGLPVVEPSQAAVSMAIGRTRLNW; this comes from the coding sequence ATGCCCCAGCCCAGCGACCGCATCCTCGTGATCAATCCCAATTCCACCGAAGCCGTCACCGCCGGCATCGACAAGGCGATGGAGCCGTTGCGCATCACGGGCGGCCCTGCGATCGAATGCGTGACCCTGAAGGAAGGCCCGCCGGGCATCGAGACGCAGGCCCATGTCGAAAGCGTCGTGGCGCCGATCGCGGCTGCGGTGCGAGGCCGCGACAACGACTGCTCGGCCTTCGTGATCGCCTGCTATTCCGACCCCGGCCTGCATGCCGCGCGGGAGGTGACCTCGAAGCCGGTGCTGGGCATCGCCGAATGCGGCATCCTGACCGCGCTGACGCTCGGCCAGCGCTTCGGTGTGATCTCCATCCTGCGCAAGTCGATTCCCCGTCACCTGCGCTACGTCGGGCAGATGGGCCTCACCGACCGCATGGCGGGCGACCGCGCCATCGGCTTGGGCGTCGTCGAGCTCGCCGACGAGGCCCGCACCTTCAGCCGCATGGCCGAGGTCGCCGCCGAGCTGCGCGACGAGGACGGCGCCGACGTGCTGATCATGGGCTGCGCCGGCATGGCCCGCCACCGCGACCGCCTGCAGCGCCATGTCGGCCTGCCCGTCGTCGAACCCAGCCAGGCCGCCGTCTCGATGGCGATCGGCCGGACGCGGTTGAACTGGTAG